The Lolium rigidum isolate FL_2022 chromosome 1, APGP_CSIRO_Lrig_0.1, whole genome shotgun sequence region ccacatcctcgtagccttcggtactagcgtctataaatggatacgaggatacaatcaccaaacaatacttgagTACTCTATTTATCACACAAAATGGTTTattatcatcacaatcatcacccaACATAACACTAGGGTTTTCTTCATTTGGTTTTGGAAAAATAATTCCCTATCATTGAAAATTACTaatatttaatatcctcaaattacTAACATTTGGATTAGAAACCAGATCAATGGCCGAGGTTCGTCGTCATCGACGGCGAGCTCAAACCCTATCCGCGGcggacctagggggtcggagggctcaccggTGGCCGACGATGGTCTGGGTTGGCGGCGATCGACGttgaagacgacggcgaggctcctggtaccggcggcagctcctggggtggctccaatcgtCGGCGTGCTTGCGGTGGTGCTGGCGGAGCTTCGGCGTGCAATTGGTGCTCTGTGGGTGGAATTGGGAAGGGGGCAGTGCTCGAGGAGGATCAGTGAGAAGAGTGGAGGAGAGTTGTGTGAAGAATTTGAGCGGGGgagggctccttttatagcgagCCAGAGGAGCGAAGGGAGTCACGGTGGTCGAGCATGGAGGTGGCATTCTgggctgcgaaggggcaaggcgaggatggTGTGCTGCTCCTGGCGTCACGGCGAGCGAGATGGGCTTGATTGCACAAAAAAGGAGGTCGGGAGAGGTCGTGGGCATTAGGTGGCCGTGCGGTACCGTGGCGGAGATCGTCGACGGTGACGACAGCTACATCGCTCTCCGGCTCGAGTGATCATGTCTGGGAGGTAGCTGGTGTCCTGGTGAGTGCGTGTGCgagaggagagggcgaggggAGGTCAGCAGCGATGGGGCGAGGTCACGCTCTGGCATGCCCGTGCGCGCGCTGGCGTTGCTGGGCGACATGGGCACATCCTGGCCAGGGAAATGCCGAGCTCTCCTTGGCCAAGGGCTTGTACCAGCAGGGTCAGGTGAGCAAGGTCAACCTCCAAGACATGTTGAGGTAGGACAgagatgagaggagagggagTTGGCATGATGAGTGGCATGTGAGTGACATGGGCATGACATTGGTCATTCTTCTCCCATGAACAGTGGTGCAAGGGCATGTCATGGTCCAGAGGATGCAAGGGATCACTAAGGATGACACAAGCATggatggtttaggctaaaatccATTGGATTTTAGAGTGTATGCACATAGTCAAattgtgcacacaaggtgtttgataaaatagCCGAAAgagatttgaatttgaatttttccaAAATCTTTTATGGGCGTGATTCAAATAAGGTTTGGCACCTCTTTATGACATTGGTTTGAAAAGTGGAGTTGGTTTGGTGAAATTCAAAAATGGgatgatctagaatctgtttcaaagttgccTATTTGGTTTAAATTCAAATAAGGTTTGGCACCTCTTTATGACATTGGTGTTATTTAAATTCATTTGAAAATGAACCAGCAAGGTTGGCCAAcaccaagttgttcacttttatgtgtACTATAGATCTGGTAAAAAAGATTAGAAAGTTTGGTTTAAAAAATAATAACCACAGGGTTTCAAAGTAGGCATcatgttaatttttttaaaaatgaccattatcacatgtgcatgggtttttcattttattttcaaatgttttgcttttctttgacCAAATGGCATTCTTTTGGGTTTATTGAGTATTAGGTTGGGTTTattaatggtttcaaaccatttaaataaAGTAAACATGGCATAGGCTAAGATTTGCAAATATGGCCATATGCTCATATGTGCTtctcttcttattttattttcctttttctttgtttctctttgattcaaaagggcaaggtttagggtttagagacATTTTCAAACACAACATtcatgcatgaacactatgcacacAACTTAATGCAattcaagtttttgttggctccaaattttggaataagGGAATTGATCTTATTCATtgctttgaaaatttgggatgtaacAGCCTTGtccgtcaagaatccttcttagAAAATGACATAttggcccaccttggtcggtgggtgatcttcatgggcccttgGTTATGCCATAGGAGGTAGCataatactagttacccgaagggtaaagcccacatcaatatcttttcagctatactgaccctgccatccaaatggacagttcttccacttccagtgcatgcaatctatgctatcAATCATGcatgggaaccctctagactcgttgatagacaacagccgccttgtatcctcaactgtTGGCTCCGTAAAGTAATGTTTTCCGAACACGACAACCACAACTCGGCAAAACCGGTACATGGACTCAAgggaggtgctctcacccattcgaagatactcgtcgAATATACCAGCAACCATTCCATATGATACCATGCGAATAGATGCGGAACATTTTTGGTACGAGGTGAAACCTAGCGCACCtattgcatcgggcctgcattggaagtatggGTCGTAGTCTCTGACGCCCTGTAGAATGATCATGAACATGTCCattgacatcctgtaccggcgccagaacATTTTTTTATGAGAACACCGGATTGGTGCGGTCGAAGTAGTCCGCGTGGAGCCGGatgtgcccttccactctgttccGTGGCAagttttttgagcggcccttcacagagcccccgTGCACCGGTACCTGGTTGACATTGTActcgtggaggatggaggccgcagtagtagcCATGGTCTGCGTCACCAGATCATACTCTTTGTCGAAAGAGCAACTTGTccaacatcttcacatgtccatctgcgtgggtagcaactgcggatcaatggccgcgcacaatagcgcccaAAAGATGGGTAAGAAACCTACTGGTACAATTGtcagaacaggtcgtgggcggcgcaacCGACAGATGTTTGGCCCCCAATCAGGCGACACATGCGCGCCAGAACCTACCCCGACTGAGATCTTGTTCTCTGGCGCGGTGAGGACCGAGTAGACGGCATGTAGTGCGGCAGGGCTGCAgggggtggggttggggtggtggcgtcacgCTAGGGTAGCAAAGAAGGAGAAAATGAAGCAAATCCGCGCGATCGATTTCGCTATCCCTGAGGAGCAAAGAAGGagaaaaggaggacgctcggcgcacagcgcagcgtccgcggagacgcaaacgtgcagCATATTTGGACCCGTTTGCGTCGTCGCAGACGGCCTGATCACTATGCGTCGCTCCGCTGAAGCAGGATCCAGACGTATTTTCAGTCCACGCGGACGCAACGGTCGCcgctccgttggagatgctcCGACTCAATTCATCCCAGTCTATCCCAACCAGTCCCTCCTTGAGCAACAGCCACGGTCCGCCGGTGCAAAGACCTTGCTCAAAACTGACCCACAAAGCCTAGTCTTGACCAACCCCGATCAACGCCAAAGGACGCTACCTTTTTGCAAACTCTCATCGCCGCCGACGTACCCTCCACCCTTGATATCCATCCCTTATAAAATCTATCGGTTTTAACTTGCACAATGACTAATATGGCACAGGCACAAATCATAATGAAAAACCAATAACATAACATCACCCACCTATCTCACGATGCTACACAACAGCACAGCGAAACAGACCAAGCCTTTACTGAAAACAAGTGAAACCAGAGCTTTCGCCCTGCTCTACTCTGCATTCGATATATTTTATGTTTTTAGTACTGTCTCATCTCTCGGCTTCCGCCTATTTTCTGCATTACTTAAGTTGGAACCAATACAGAACAACATATAGTCTCTACATTCATGTACTGGTATAGAAGTACTATAGATGTCAATTGAGCATTGCAAATACTCTGAAAACTGACAAAGTACCGTGTTTATCAGAGAAACAAAATTCCAACAACAGCTTTTCTGATGCCGAAGATGAAGGACACTCTGAACCCTGTAGGTTGTTCCTGATTATGCATATATTCAGATTCAATCATCAAGAAGCGTTTACGCGCGAAGAACACAAAAAGGAACTAGCTCACGAAGGCAGTAACTAGGTAGCAGGAAATTTCACCAACCGAAATGTGTATCCCTGCAATCTGCAAGGCAATGTACTGGAAGAAACCAGTTAAACTCTGAAACATCTTTAGGGCAATCTACGAACCGCTCTATCAATCCCAAACGATGGCCTGATTAAGCAAGTAATACAATAACCTGACGGAGTAACAAATTTGCTGTGAGTGGAGGGTTGCGCCCGCGGCCTGGCATGTGAAATGCATGGGGTTTGATCATGTGCTCTCGAGTCTCGATCGAATCGCGACATCTGCCACACGCATAGATACTCGGATGGAACGTGCCCCCCATTTCTAATTAGCCACCGGGCTACTGACACACTAGTTAGCTGGCCGGCGGCTAGCTTGACACTTTACCAGCAAGGACAGTATGGCAACTTTGGAAGACAAAGAAAAGACAGTATGGCAACTTTCAGGTCAGTATGGCAACTTTCAGGGATTTGAGAATACATAGCTCTTCCCCGTAGCTACGCGCGCGGCGTGGTCGAAAAAGTTTCACAAAATGAATGCTTAATGAAACAGAGTGCACGCATGGTGAGAAGGACGCGCCGGGCGACTTTTGGAGGAATAGACCAAAGTTTAGTCGAACATGCCTTTATTCTCTTTTTTATGGAATCAAATCTGTATTGTTAGTATTAGAAGGTAAGTAAGAAGATTTCTTTCGAAAAAATAATGCAAAGAAGACGAGTTGAGCTGTCAATTAGAATTGGCTCGGACGTGGGAAAAGTGAATTTTATACAGAAAAtgcaacaaatataagtgaaagGTGCACGAACCATTATCTCTCCTCTTGTCAGGTACTCCTACTCTCGCTAAAGATAGGAACAGTATGTACAAATAAAAGTGAAAGGAGTGCACATACCTATCTTTTGCTAACAATGAAGTGGGGAGAAAGAAAGCTTCAATGGCGCTTTGGTCTGTCTTCGTCAAACATGCTCGACACTGAATATTTACATTCTTTGCAGCAAAATGATCAGTCACTAAGAATCGGATGACAAGCTCCAAAAATGCACCTCGAAGCAATGGTGACTGTGCCATTAATTGGTCATTCTATCTTAATGCAGACTCTGCAACTGAATGATGGACAGTAGTAGGCAATGTAGCATTTGCTGTACATACTTAATATGGCACTTGTGGTGACAATTTAGAAGTCGATCCCGCTCTAAATGTCACCGGCGGGGATGGCGATGCCGACATGCTCGCATCCGTGCGTTCCAACACGCCAACGCACGTCGGCGTAGGCTGACGTCCGAACCTCATCGGAGAAGGCGACCGAACCACCACAACCTCTAGCATCTGGGGCGGCGACTGCGACAACGAACACCGCTCGTCCACCATCCCATCCGTCAGCGGCGTCCGCGACGGAGACCTCGACAGGACGTAGTCACGCACCATGGGCGCCGGTGACGGCGACCTGGACACGACCCTCTCCTTAGACCCGCTCGTCGAGCCTCCGATCCTCAGCGGCGACCGTGCCAAGAAGTCCGCGAAGATCCTCGTCGCCGTAGGCCGTTCGGGCGACACGTCGCAGCGGCGCAGCTGCGGTAGCGGCGGCGACATGGCAGCCTCGCCCGGCCGCACGCGCTCCGGCTCCGGGTGCGCGCGGCACACCGGGCAGGACGAGTGCGCCCGCAGCCAGGCGTCGATGCAGCTGACGTGGAAGAAGTGCCTGCACGCCGGCAGCACGCGCACCACGTCGCCGTCCTCCAGCTCCTGCAGGCACACCACGCACTCcaccgacgccgacgccgccctCCCCTTGCTGCCGCTCCTCCTCTTGCCGCCCCAGCTGCCCTGTGGCGACGGCGTCGGTGCCGCTCGCGCCCTGTACGTGAACGTGGGGAGCGCGGCGATGTCCTCCATGCTCAGCCCGAGGTGGGTGTCGGTAGGAAGGCCGTCGCCGTGGAGAGCGCGCCACTCGGCCAGGAGCGAACGGCCGTAGCGGACGGCCAGGTACAGCAGGACGCCGGCGAGGACGGCGATGATGATGTACAGCAGCGTGAGGTTTGAGCTGGCCGGCCCGGGGCCGTCAGAAACGTCGACGTCGGAGGTGTCAGGCGATGACGAGGGGGACGACATGGCTGCGGCTAAGAACCTGATCCGATTCTGACGACTTTGAGTAGAGAGATGGTTTATAGGAAGCCGATGTTGTGAAAGAATCAACCAAAAAATCATTGGGAGGTGGTCGCCGAGGGGTTATAAGAAGAAGCATGAGAGCGATTGTGCGTCGCACTCATGCTTATTGCATGATAGATATTCAGTTTAGTCGCTAGCTGGACGTACTCTGATTGAGGCTGCTCAATATTTTTGGACTTTGCTGCTCGTCGTGTTATAGGCTTACAGCCGTTCCTTTTTCTTATCGGGATCTGGGGTAAGCATCGTGCACCCGATTCTTGTATCTTGCTCAACATTACGGGAGAAATGCTTGTCATTCTTGGATTGATTATCCACTATCAGTAATCATCTTTTGTAGTACAATTAGTTAGTCGAGCTTTGACATGACATTATTCAACGGTGATCTGGTGCAACAGTTCATAGTCTTCAGACATGATTGGCGTACGACACCAATCGTACGTTGTGAACTGCTCGGTGACTCTTGCTGTTGGATCATGCCGGAATAGGTTTGAAGTCAAGTTGGCAGCCAAGACATCACAAAAGTTGCTAGTTGGTGAAAATGAGCCAACCTATGAGTATTGATGTCTGGAGACTAGGAAGACTTGTTTCCTATGGTTTCTGTTAGAAACGTTGTGAAAGATCAATCAGATCAAGAAAAATAGAGGTTTCAAATTTGGCCTATCATGGTTGAGAAAAACCTGAGTTTCTTCCTATAGTGAAAAATATTTGGGAAAAGCATGTTCACAGCAGGGACCCTATTGGTGTAATTAATATCAAGTTGAAAAGGCTTAAGAAACATTGTAAAGGTTGGGGAGCTAATTTGTTTGGAAACAACATGAAGAGAAAACTAGAGTTGAAAAAGTGAGTTGAACGTAGAGATCCTGGAAGAAAGTGGTGAGCTGACCCCTGAGGAATAAGTGTATAGAACTAATATCAAAATTGAACTTTGCAGTATATATGAAGAGGAGGAAAATTATTGATACCAAAGAGCTCATGGAAGATGGTTACTACAAGGAGATCGGAACACTGTTTACTTCCATAGAATTGCAAGTGGAAGGAAAAGGAGAAATACTGTGCAAACTCTGGAAAAGAATGGTGTGGTTATTGAAGGGACTAAAAACCTGGTTAAACATGCCACAAATTATTATAACCTTATATGTATCTGCTCTTGAAAATATTTTTCAGTTAGATCATAATTTAATTTGCACGGACAGTTTTCTTCATAGTTTCTCAACCGGGGCAGGGTGTGTATGTACCGCCGCATCAGCCACCAGTGCCTCAGCTAACTTTGGTTCAGCAGCCACAGTCTATGGCGCCTCAGATGGGTGCGGTTGTTCAGGCGGCGGAGGTCGCCAAAGCAGCTGGTAAGTCCAAAAAAAGTGTAAGGTGCTAGAAATGTGCATTCGCATGCTGTGAAGGACTGCAAGGTTGATCACTACTATTATATTTATGATAAGAAGGCCCATCCCATAGCTCGTTGCCCTGTGCTTAAGTTGCCGCGATCGTCTGTTTTTGTTTCTGGGTCTGGCCTTCTGGAGACATATTGTACTGCTTTTTCGGACTCGGTGGTTAATGATGATCTTGCCCCGACTCAGTCGCCTATTGCTCTTGTGTTGGTCAATGGTGATGTGGTGCCTACAGATGTGATTGCTGAGCATGTGGCTCGCCGGTGTTCTGATCATCCCAATTGGAAGCGGGAGGAGGTTCCTCATATTGATATGCAGTTCTTGGTTTCAGTTCCTTCTTTCGATGACCTTGACAGAGTTGATGGTATTCAGGTGGGGGTGCCTTCCTTCAGCTCCTCTATCTCCATATCCGCTTGGCGGTCAGCGGAGGTTCCTCACAAGGCTGAACTCGAGAAGGTGCGGCTGCACGTGGTCCCTCATACGTTGCGACACTTTCTGGGTTTGTTGGTTGTTGGTTGTCTTGTTGGCAAGACTGTCGATGTGGATCTTGTTAGTTTTAGACGCAGGGCAGTGGTGCGTATTCAGGTAGCCATGCTTCAGGCTGGGGTTCTAGGGGATCCTTCTGATGAGGCACACCCGATAGCTAAAGCTGATGTTGTGGTTAAGTTTAAGGCCTTTGAGTTCCGCTTCCACAGGGAGCCTGCAGATTATATTCCGGAGCCGGATTTTGTTCCTTTGGTTTGGGTAAAGAAAGATAATCCTGACGAGGGAGGTGAGGGTTCTCCAGATGGTGGGGATGATGCTATGGATACTTCTGCGCCGAGAGTGGGGCCTTCAGGATCTGGGACTTCATAGGTTCAGCAGGGATGATCTAGCTCTTCAGCGCCGGGGGTTACTCACGCTATGGCCCCTGTGTTTGTTGTCACGCCTTTTAATCCTAACCCGCAAACGCTGAATGCTATTGAGGCAGTGAAGAGGCTGCGGGCAGTTAGTCCTTCTTTGGAGGCTCCATCTTCTGCAGCGGCTACTCCTCATGTGTCGGCGGATGATTTGCGTTTGGCACTCGATGCGGTATCTTCTGGTTCTTCTCTGTCTTCCGGTCTTGCCGTGTACCACTCCCGCTCGGACAGGCCAGCCAAAGACCGGGTGTGTACTCTCGCCCGTACTACTCCTGCGGTGGCGAGAGGGGTTGCGGCTGCCACGGCTACTTGCGCGGGAGCGCATGCCAGAGAGGATGAACTGCAGCATGATGTTAGTTCGGGTGCGGGAGAGGTGATGCCGCGAGGGGGGTCTTCTTCACCCTTACCCCCTCGGGCATCGTCACCTTCACCTCGCCGGGGGGAGGCCGACGCGCCAGCTCCTCCTACTTCGGTCGCTCGTGGGGGCTCTTCATCGACCCCGCCCCTACAGTCAGCGTCTTCTCCGCATGGGACCGACGAGGCTCTCTTGGCCCGGTCGGCCAGCCCTCCTTCCGCTGGTGCTGCGGTAGAGGTGTTTCCACCTCGGCCGTCGTCCAGCCTGGCGGGCCAGCCGGCGTCACCTAGGGCGGCCATGGGCATGGCCGGCGACGTGGCGCCACCTCCCCCAGCTATGGGAGTTGCTaggctcccacgcgtggagcctaCTAGGGGAGGGTCTACTTCGTCTACCACCTCCCCTAGGGCTGTCGCTGCTACGCGGGCCTCGGGTGCCTCGGTGGTCGTCCCCATTCGCCGAAGTTCTCGCCATGGGGTCAGCATAGATGGGGCTACGACAACGGATGAAGACTCCATGGCAAAGGCCATGCGTCGCAAGGCGTAGTGAAACCTTGACTCTTCAGGTACTATTAATAGTTCTAAGTCTTTTTTAACTTTCCCAACACCGCTTATGGCTTCTAAGTTCCATAATGTGGGTCTTTCGTTGTGTTCTTCTATTAGTTCTATTTCTGTTTCGGCTAATGCTCTGAGACGTATGGAGTTCGATAGACTCAAATTTACTCCTACGCTTTCGAGTAAGTCGGATACCTCTTTTTCtgacgaggatgaggaggaagcgTACGTTGTTTCAGACGGATTTCTTCTTTCACACCTAGTTGGAGAGGTATCAGAGGTCGGTCTAGATGATACCGCTCTGGGCTCTTGTATTGAATTACAAGCGGATGAGCGTAAATCAAGACTTTCATCCATTAAGCGTAATGCATGGCCTAATAAAAAGGCTAAGGTGACTAAATCTCCAATTTTTtccaaatgaatggcatgtttgagaatagcagaggtctgaaagacttggctaaacacttacacatCGCTGAAAGCATTAGGGAACATGTTTTAGATTTTGTTGCTATCTCCGAAACGGGCAAACATAACTATTCAACAAGTTTTCCAAATCTCCTATCAGGCGGGGAAGACTTTGCTTGGGTATCCCGCCTGCCTTGGGGGCGTTCTGGTGGCCTAGTTGGCATCCGAACTACAACCATGGAAATTTTGGATAATTCCGGAGGTGACTTTCATATTAAGCTTCACATCCGGAATAAGTCCGATAATTTTATATGGAGTTTGGTGTCTGTCTATGGAGCTGCCAAGGATGTTCATAAGCCTGCCTTTCTCCGGGAATTGGTTAATCTAGCGAAGGAAAATCTGCACCCTATCATCATAGgcggggattttaatttgcttaGATACCATCATGAGAAGAGTCGGGGCAGATTTGACACCCACTGGCCTTTCTTATTCAACGCTGTCATTGATAGTTTGGATTTGAGAGAGGTTTCAATGGGTGGGAGACAATTAATTTGTGCGAATAGTCTCCCCGAGCCTACTTACGAGAAGTTGGATCGCGTATTGATGGACTCGGACTTGGAATTTAAATTCCCTCTAGTATCAGTATGGGTTCTTCCTCGGATTGAGGATTCGTCAGATCACGCCCCAATTCTGTTATCTACTGGTACACCCTTGCCGTCACGTAGATGTCCGTTcaaattttaacttggatggcaaggggatagtgagaagaaaaaataccagttaactaaatggagtgttgtatgtcgtccgaaagatcaaggtggacttggtgttcatgatcttgaagttaagaacagggcATTGCTCGGTAAATGGCTAGCCAGGTTGTTGACGGAGGATGGGGTATGGCAACAACTTTTGTGAAAAGTATGTTGGCGCAAAGGCGATCTCTCAGGTtctttggaaaccaggagattcacatttttgggccgGCATTGGCAACTAAGAAGCACTTTTCCCAtttggttctttctccattaagaatggggcggagatacggttctgggaggatcTCTTACAAGgtgttaacttgtcaatgcctacaagttgtagactagggttttcgtggaagtagagggcaagtagatctcgagggtttcagccg contains the following coding sequences:
- the LOC124656391 gene encoding RING-H2 finger protein ATL32-like, translated to MSSPSSSPDTSDVDVSDGPGPASSNLTLLYIIIAVLAGVLLYLAVRYGRSLLAEWRALHGDGLPTDTHLGLSMEDIAALPTFTYRARAAPTPSPQGSWGGKRRSGSKGRAASASVECVVCLQELEDGDVVRVLPACRHFFHVSCIDAWLRAHSSCPVCRAHPEPERVRPGEAAMSPPLPQLRRCDVSPERPTATRIFADFLARSPLRIGGSTSGSKERVVSRSPSPAPMVRDYVLSRSPSRTPLTDGMVDERCSLSQSPPQMLEVVVVRSPSPMRFGRQPTPTCVGVLERTDASMSASPSPPVTFRAGSTSKLSPQVPY